The Pseudomonas kermanshahensis genome includes a window with the following:
- a CDS encoding DUF3509 domain-containing protein, with the protein MNNPFAQISAAFAPEYRVNLSIVDLDGSIMLTLADDAGVVAKRLISQAQRNDPVRLQRVIDSIRLGLAIELSQNPMQVLAALTRDAQHAPRHFVAN; encoded by the coding sequence ATGAACAACCCCTTCGCACAGATCAGCGCCGCCTTCGCCCCCGAGTACCGGGTCAACCTGAGCATCGTCGACCTGGATGGCAGCATCATGCTCACCCTTGCCGACGACGCTGGCGTGGTCGCCAAGCGCCTGATCAGCCAGGCTCAGCGTAACGACCCGGTGCGCTTGCAGCGGGTCATCGACAGCATCCGCCTGGGCCTGGCCATCGAACTGAGCCAGAACCCGATGCAAGTGCTCGCCGCACTCACCCGCGATGCGCAGCATGCACCGCGTCATTTCGTGGCCAACTGA
- a CDS encoding SirB1 family protein, producing the protein MKPRQACLACLEREPVALLEAALWMAAEHDRSVEPANSLALLHDLHREISANLPMLPLCELAQPLLRQLNALGFQQDEYHPLRPHAAMMDKVLQRRRGQPLTLAILALELAGRLSIPLEGVAFPGHFLLRVPGADHLLDPCGGRRLYPSDCRDLLARQFGPHVPLSAEHMRTASPRQMLQRLSRNLRQLHISNDNHLAALIDAERVMQLGPVQVSDYTTRASLYQFLDCPQAERFDLEHALLLTEDPVQRLKLSERIGKLPTVNRSIH; encoded by the coding sequence ATGAAGCCACGTCAAGCCTGCCTGGCCTGCCTGGAACGCGAGCCTGTCGCCCTGCTGGAAGCCGCATTGTGGATGGCCGCCGAGCACGACCGAAGTGTCGAGCCCGCGAACAGCCTTGCCCTGCTGCACGACCTGCACCGCGAGATAAGCGCCAACCTGCCGATGCTGCCCCTGTGCGAACTGGCCCAGCCGCTGCTGCGCCAACTCAATGCACTGGGCTTTCAACAAGATGAATATCACCCGTTGCGGCCGCACGCGGCGATGATGGACAAAGTGCTGCAGCGCCGCCGTGGCCAGCCATTGACCTTGGCCATCCTGGCCTTGGAGCTGGCTGGGCGCCTGTCGATCCCGCTTGAAGGCGTTGCATTTCCCGGCCATTTCCTGCTGCGCGTGCCCGGCGCCGACCACCTGCTCGACCCTTGCGGCGGCAGGCGCTTGTACCCCAGTGATTGCCGCGACCTGCTCGCCCGCCAGTTCGGCCCACACGTGCCGCTGAGTGCAGAGCACATGCGCACGGCCAGCCCACGGCAAATGCTGCAACGCCTGTCACGCAACCTGCGCCAATTGCACATCAGCAACGACAACCACCTGGCTGCGTTGATCGACGCCGAACGGGTAATGCAGCTGGGCCCGGTGCAAGTCAGCGACTACACCACCCGCGCATCGCTCTACCAGTTTCTGGATTGCCCGCAGGCCGAACGTTTCGACCTGGAGCATGCCCTGCTACTCACAGAAGACCCGGTCCAGCGCCTGAAGCTTTCCGAGCGGATCGGCAAACTCCCGACGGTGAACCGTTCGATTCACTGA
- the maiA gene encoding maleylacetoacetate isomerase: MELYTYYRSTSSYRVRIALALKGLGYQSLPVNLLKGEQRGADYVAVNPQGRVPALRTDSGALLVQSPAIIEYLEEVYPHPALLPDTAEARAKVRGVAAIIGCDIHPLHNVSVLNQLRQAGQDEPQVNQWIAHWIGQGLSAVEQLIGDHGFCFGDTPGLADVYLLPQVYAAERFNIDLGGYPRIRRVAALAAQHPAFIQAHPSQQPDTPAQ; this comes from the coding sequence ATGGAGCTGTACACCTACTACCGTTCCACCTCGTCCTACCGGGTGCGCATCGCGCTGGCGCTGAAGGGGCTGGGTTACCAGTCCTTGCCGGTCAACCTGCTCAAGGGCGAGCAGCGCGGTGCGGACTATGTCGCCGTGAACCCGCAGGGCCGTGTACCGGCCCTGCGCACCGACAGCGGTGCGCTGTTGGTGCAGTCACCGGCGATCATCGAGTACCTGGAAGAGGTTTATCCACACCCTGCGCTGCTGCCGGACACGGCCGAGGCGCGGGCCAAGGTGCGTGGTGTGGCAGCGATCATCGGCTGCGATATCCACCCATTGCACAACGTCAGCGTACTTAACCAGCTGCGCCAGGCAGGGCAGGACGAGCCTCAGGTCAACCAGTGGATCGCGCACTGGATCGGCCAAGGGCTGTCGGCGGTCGAGCAACTGATCGGCGACCACGGCTTCTGCTTTGGCGACACGCCGGGCTTGGCGGATGTCTACTTGCTGCCGCAGGTGTACGCTGCCGAGCGGTTCAACATCGACCTCGGCGGTTACCCGCGCATTCGTCGGGTCGCTGCCCTGGCAGCCCAGCACCCGGCGTTCATCCAGGCGCATCCTTCTCAGCAGCCGGATACCCCGGCTCAGTGA
- a CDS encoding FecR domain-containing protein, whose translation MNTQFSPQVAEQAVHWLIESQGDDFDRAQQLALEHWLQADHEHQRAWAHIQQVNQRLRGVASPVVHATLQAPPSAARRRALKALLLLGVASATGLGLQQHNPLPGLMADYRSPVGQRRRLNLEDGSLLQLNTRSAADVRFDGPQRVVRLLEGELALEVAKDARPLLLRTGEAALQLDSGRFNVRQYDGFSLVSVFSGVASVSGEALLAGQQARLGGNGWRAVTALDRNAGAWVDGMLVASQMRLGDFLAELGRYRQGQLGCSERVADLRISGSYPLDDSERILQMLEVALPVRVRRFTRYWVTVDSLT comes from the coding sequence GTGAATACCCAGTTTTCTCCGCAGGTAGCCGAGCAGGCCGTGCATTGGTTGATCGAGTCCCAGGGTGATGATTTTGACCGGGCCCAGCAGTTGGCGCTGGAGCACTGGTTACAAGCCGACCACGAACACCAGCGCGCCTGGGCGCATATTCAGCAGGTCAATCAGCGGCTACGCGGGGTGGCTTCGCCCGTGGTGCATGCGACGCTGCAAGCGCCGCCATCGGCCGCTCGACGGCGTGCGCTCAAGGCCTTGCTGCTGCTCGGTGTGGCCAGTGCCACAGGGTTGGGGCTGCAGCAGCACAACCCGTTGCCAGGGCTGATGGCCGACTACCGCAGCCCGGTCGGCCAGCGTCGGCGGTTGAACCTGGAAGACGGCAGCCTGCTGCAACTCAATACCCGTAGCGCCGCCGATGTGCGCTTTGATGGGCCCCAGCGGGTGGTGCGCCTGCTCGAAGGCGAACTGGCGCTGGAGGTGGCCAAGGATGCACGGCCCTTGCTGCTGCGCACCGGCGAAGCTGCGCTGCAGTTGGACAGCGGCCGTTTCAACGTGCGCCAGTACGACGGGTTCAGCCTGGTGTCGGTGTTCAGTGGCGTCGCCAGTGTGTCGGGTGAGGCCTTGCTGGCAGGGCAACAGGCCCGATTGGGGGGCAACGGCTGGCGGGCGGTCACAGCGCTGGACCGCAATGCCGGGGCCTGGGTCGACGGCATGCTGGTAGCGTCGCAGATGCGCCTGGGGGATTTCCTGGCCGAGCTCGGCCGCTACCGGCAGGGGCAACTGGGGTGCAGCGAGCGGGTCGCCGACTTGCGGATTTCCGGGTCTTACCCGCTAGATGACAGTGAGCGAATTCTGCAGATGCTGGAGGTGGCATTGCCGGTGCGGGTGCGACGGTTTACCCGGTACTGGGTGACGGTCGATAGCCTGACGTGA
- the fecA gene encoding TonB-dependent Fe(3+) dicitrate receptor FecA: protein MPLRPSPLVHALLLATTLGLASPAAHAEARTYHIAAGSLEDALNQFGRESGALISFGSQLTQGMNTPGLDGQYDVRQGLDALLRGSGLQARQETDNAFSLQPLSAASTSAAVELGASTVVGDWLAEAQQDNVFEHPGARDVVRREAFERSGATTAREVLNRIPGVNAPDNNGTGSHDLALNFGIRGLNPRLASRSTVLMDGIPVPFAPYGQPQLSLAPISMGNMDAVDVVRGGGAVRYGPQNVGGIVNFVTRAIPEEATFKAAMQNQISPSSSHDGFKNSANLLVGGTNANGLGGALLYSGTRGGDWREHSDTQIDDLILKGKLQLDEANSLHAMAQYYEGEADMPGGLSTADFDADPYQSTRLKDKFWGRRTLVNVGYDYKQDDRQFSVNSFFTKTLRSGYLDQGSFVSLSPREYWVRGIETRFSQGVALGESWHELGIGYRYVNEAGHELRFREPVNGDLPTTASRNDRDTRGSTEAHAIYLDDRIDIGRWTITPGVRYEVIDSEQSNTLNGQRYQGSYNTALPALNVMYHLTDSWNLYANTEGSFGSVQYSQMPNRVSSGEVKPEKARTWEVGTRYDNGDVQAEIGAFLINFDNQYESNQTNDSVIARGETRHQGIETSIRYALDGLSPSLAGFDVHASYAFVDATIREDGPNKGNQVPFSSRHKGTLGVGYTEGPWQLDLDSSFQSSQYADNANTGEESADGSTGRIPGYMLVSTRAGYDFGPQMSNLKVAVGVKNLFNREYYTRSFDDNNKGKYVGEPRTLYVQTSVAF from the coding sequence ATGCCGTTGCGCCCCAGCCCCCTCGTCCACGCCCTGCTGCTCGCCACCACCCTCGGCCTCGCCAGCCCCGCGGCCCACGCCGAAGCGCGCACTTACCACATCGCCGCCGGCTCCCTTGAAGACGCCCTCAACCAGTTCGGTCGCGAGAGCGGCGCATTGATTTCGTTCGGTTCGCAACTGACCCAAGGCATGAACACCCCAGGCCTGGACGGCCAGTACGACGTGCGCCAGGGCCTCGACGCGCTGCTGCGCGGCAGTGGCCTGCAAGCCCGGCAAGAAACCGACAACGCCTTCAGCCTGCAGCCGCTGAGTGCCGCCAGCACCAGCGCCGCCGTCGAGCTGGGGGCCTCAACGGTGGTCGGCGACTGGTTGGCCGAAGCCCAGCAAGACAACGTCTTCGAACACCCCGGCGCCCGCGACGTCGTGCGCCGTGAAGCCTTCGAACGCAGCGGCGCCACCACCGCGCGCGAAGTGCTCAACCGCATCCCGGGGGTGAATGCGCCAGACAACAACGGCACCGGCAGCCATGACCTGGCGCTGAACTTTGGTATCCGTGGCCTCAACCCACGCCTGGCGTCGCGCTCCACCGTGCTGATGGACGGCATCCCGGTGCCGTTCGCGCCGTACGGCCAGCCTCAGTTGTCACTGGCGCCGATCAGCATGGGCAACATGGATGCCGTGGACGTGGTGCGCGGCGGCGGCGCGGTGCGCTATGGCCCGCAGAACGTCGGCGGCATCGTCAACTTCGTGACCCGTGCAATCCCTGAGGAGGCCACCTTCAAGGCCGCCATGCAAAACCAGATCAGCCCGTCCTCGAGCCACGACGGTTTCAAGAACAGCGCCAACCTGCTGGTCGGCGGCACCAATGCCAACGGCCTGGGCGGCGCCCTGCTCTACTCTGGCACCCGTGGCGGCGACTGGCGCGAGCACAGCGACACGCAGATTGATGACCTGATCCTCAAGGGCAAACTGCAACTGGATGAGGCCAATAGCCTGCACGCCATGGCCCAATACTACGAAGGCGAAGCCGACATGCCCGGCGGCCTGAGCACTGCCGATTTCGATGCCGACCCGTACCAATCGACGCGCCTGAAGGACAAGTTCTGGGGCCGTCGCACGCTGGTCAACGTCGGCTACGACTACAAGCAGGACGACCGCCAATTCAGCGTCAACAGCTTCTTCACCAAAACCCTGCGCAGTGGCTACCTCGACCAGGGCAGCTTCGTTTCGCTGTCGCCGCGCGAATACTGGGTGCGCGGTATCGAAACCCGGTTCTCCCAAGGCGTTGCGCTGGGTGAAAGCTGGCACGAACTGGGCATCGGCTACCGCTATGTCAACGAAGCCGGCCACGAATTGCGCTTCCGCGAACCGGTCAACGGCGACCTGCCGACCACTGCCAGCCGCAACGACCGCGATACCCGCGGCAGCACCGAAGCCCACGCCATCTACCTGGACGACCGTATCGACATCGGCCGCTGGACCATCACCCCGGGCGTACGCTACGAGGTGATCGACTCCGAACAGAGCAACACGCTCAATGGCCAGCGTTACCAGGGCAGCTACAACACCGCGTTGCCGGCGTTGAACGTGATGTACCACCTCACCGACAGCTGGAACCTGTATGCCAACACCGAGGGTTCGTTCGGCAGCGTGCAGTACAGCCAGATGCCCAACCGCGTCAGCAGCGGTGAAGTAAAACCCGAAAAAGCCCGCACCTGGGAAGTCGGCACCCGCTACGACAATGGCGACGTGCAAGCGGAGATCGGCGCGTTTCTGATCAACTTCGACAACCAGTATGAAAGCAACCAGACCAACGATTCGGTGATTGCACGCGGTGAGACCCGTCACCAAGGCATCGAGACCAGCATCCGCTATGCCCTCGACGGCCTGAGCCCGTCACTGGCCGGCTTCGACGTGCATGCCAGCTACGCGTTCGTCGATGCCACCATCCGCGAAGACGGCCCGAACAAGGGCAATCAGGTGCCGTTCTCTTCACGGCACAAGGGCACCTTGGGCGTCGGCTACACCGAAGGCCCGTGGCAGTTGGACCTGGATAGCAGCTTCCAGAGCAGCCAGTATGCCGACAACGCCAATACCGGCGAGGAAAGTGCCGATGGCAGCACCGGGCGTATCCCCGGCTACATGCTGGTCAGCACCCGCGCCGGGTATGACTTTGGCCCGCAGATGTCGAACCTGAAGGTGGCGGTAGGCGTGAAGAACCTGTTCAACCGCGAGTACTACACGCGTTCGTTCGACGACAACAACAAGGGTAAGTATGTGGGTGAACCACGGACCCTGTACGTGCAGACCTCGGTAGCCTTCTGA
- a CDS encoding HPF/RaiA family ribosome-associated protein, which translates to MQIQVNSSNHIEGNARLDEWVRSTLESSLERYEDDLTRIEVHLRDENGAKPGPHDKRCQMEARPKGHQPISVTHTATSLDQAVDGAATKLNHALEHFYGKLRSKRGVLELSDPDA; encoded by the coding sequence ATGCAAATCCAGGTCAACAGCAGCAACCATATCGAAGGTAACGCCCGGCTCGACGAGTGGGTCCGCAGTACGCTGGAAAGCTCACTGGAACGTTACGAGGACGACCTCACCCGCATCGAGGTGCACCTGCGCGACGAGAACGGCGCCAAGCCCGGACCGCATGACAAACGTTGCCAAATGGAGGCTCGCCCGAAAGGCCACCAACCGATTTCCGTGACCCACACCGCCACCTCGCTGGACCAGGCGGTCGATGGCGCCGCCACCAAGCTCAACCACGCGCTTGAACACTTCTACGGCAAGTTGCGCAGCAAGCGCGGCGTGCTGGAGCTAAGTGACCCCGACGCCTGA
- a CDS encoding DUF3649 domain-containing protein, giving the protein MKRNAAGLPLSYRLAVASRCLAATLGGYLLASMASVSIVLLAPLPRVDATLTGLLLSFVFYVLAFIWCFACRSAWRAWWGVLLPSVLLGVVSGFAYWMKNP; this is encoded by the coding sequence ATGAAGCGCAACGCCGCCGGTCTCCCGCTCAGCTACCGCCTGGCCGTGGCCTCACGCTGCCTGGCTGCAACGCTGGGCGGTTATCTGCTGGCATCCATGGCCAGTGTCAGCATCGTCCTGCTGGCGCCCTTGCCACGGGTCGACGCGACACTCACGGGCTTGCTGTTGTCGTTCGTCTTCTACGTGCTGGCGTTCATCTGGTGCTTCGCTTGCCGTAGCGCCTGGCGTGCCTGGTGGGGCGTGCTGTTGCCAAGCGTGCTGCTGGGCGTGGTCAGCGGTTTTGCCTACTGGATGAAAAACCCATGA
- a CDS encoding sigma-70 family RNA polymerase sigma factor gives MPSALSSTVEGLYHAHHNWLTGWLRRRLGCPQSAADLAQDTYVRLLQARETPQLIEPRAFLATVAKRVLCNHFRRQELERAYLLALAQVPEDVAPSEEQKAIIFETLLELDRLLDGLPALVKRAFLLAQVDGLGQGEIARELNVSLATVKRYLNKAAMRCYFAL, from the coding sequence GTGCCCAGCGCCCTTTCCTCGACGGTCGAAGGCCTCTATCACGCCCATCACAACTGGCTGACCGGCTGGTTGCGCCGCCGCCTTGGCTGCCCGCAGAGTGCCGCCGACCTGGCGCAGGACACCTACGTACGCCTGCTTCAGGCACGCGAGACACCGCAATTGATCGAACCCCGGGCGTTCCTGGCCACGGTCGCCAAGCGGGTGCTGTGCAATCACTTTCGGCGCCAGGAACTGGAACGCGCCTACCTCCTAGCCTTGGCCCAAGTGCCGGAAGACGTGGCACCGAGCGAAGAACAGAAAGCGATCATCTTCGAGACGCTGCTGGAGCTCGACCGCCTGCTGGATGGCCTGCCAGCGCTGGTCAAGCGTGCCTTCCTGCTGGCGCAGGTCGACGGCCTGGGCCAGGGCGAGATCGCGCGTGAGCTGAACGTGTCGCTGGCCACGGTCAAACGCTACCTGAACAAGGCGGCCATGCGCTGTTACTTCGCCCTGTGA
- a CDS encoding DUF3325 domain-containing protein has protein sequence MLGSALLGFAGFVALCLAMEKHFNELLGRKPQAQQLRVLRVGGWLLLVLSLVLSVHMRGWAHGLVEWIAVLMAGVTLWVFALPYQPRLLLGLAAISVVLGPLLAVLGV, from the coding sequence ATGCTAGGTAGTGCGCTGCTCGGCTTCGCGGGCTTCGTCGCCCTGTGCCTGGCCATGGAAAAACACTTCAATGAGCTGCTTGGGCGCAAACCCCAAGCGCAACAGTTGCGTGTGCTGCGCGTCGGTGGCTGGCTGCTGCTGGTGCTGTCGCTGGTACTCAGCGTGCACATGCGGGGGTGGGCGCATGGCCTGGTGGAGTGGATAGCGGTGTTGATGGCGGGGGTGACCCTGTGGGTGTTCGCCCTGCCGTACCAGCCCCGCCTGTTGTTGGGCCTGGCCGCCATCAGCGTGGTGCTCGGCCCGCTGTTGGCCGTGCTTGGTGTATGA
- a CDS encoding Glu/Leu/Phe/Val dehydrogenase family protein, translated as MFALMQSTRTQSLHLFIDPPTGLKAVVAIHSEQLGPAMGGCRYLPYADDESAMHDAIRLAQGMSYKAALAGLALGGGKAVIMRNPHVENRAALFEAFGRFVDTLQGRFITAVDSGTSTVDMDCIAQSTPHVTSTTASGDPSPHAAMGVFAGIRATSKARLGSNNLEGLRVAVQGLGNVGYALAEQLHAAGAELLVSDLDPGRVRLAVEQFNAHPVTNDALISTPCDIFAPCGVGPVLNGQSVMQLRCAAVAGAANNQLTTLQVADQLESRGILYAPDYVINAGGLIYVALTHRGEDLGTITAHLARIPTRLTEVFGHAQAEKRSPARVAQMLAERLLYG; from the coding sequence ATGTTCGCGTTAATGCAAAGCACCCGTACCCAATCGCTGCACCTGTTCATCGACCCGCCAACGGGGCTGAAAGCGGTGGTGGCGATCCACAGCGAGCAGCTGGGCCCCGCCATGGGCGGTTGTCGCTACCTGCCTTACGCCGATGACGAGAGCGCCATGCACGACGCGATCCGCTTGGCCCAGGGCATGAGCTACAAGGCCGCGCTGGCCGGTTTGGCCTTGGGCGGCGGCAAGGCAGTGATCATGCGCAACCCCCACGTGGAAAACCGCGCTGCGCTGTTCGAGGCATTCGGCCGTTTCGTCGATACCTTGCAGGGGCGCTTCATCACGGCTGTGGACAGCGGTACCTCGACGGTGGATATGGACTGCATCGCGCAGAGCACGCCGCATGTGACCAGCACAACAGCCTCGGGCGACCCTTCGCCCCATGCCGCCATGGGCGTGTTCGCCGGCATCCGCGCCACGTCGAAAGCACGGCTGGGCAGTAACAACCTGGAAGGCTTGCGGGTGGCCGTACAAGGGCTGGGTAACGTTGGCTATGCCTTGGCCGAGCAACTGCACGCGGCGGGAGCGGAGCTGTTGGTGAGCGACCTGGACCCCGGGCGGGTGCGGTTGGCGGTCGAGCAGTTCAATGCCCACCCGGTGACCAACGATGCCTTGATCAGCACCCCCTGCGACATCTTCGCCCCGTGTGGCGTAGGGCCTGTGCTGAACGGGCAGAGCGTGATGCAGCTGCGCTGTGCGGCGGTGGCGGGGGCGGCGAACAACCAGCTGACCACCCTGCAGGTTGCCGACCAGTTGGAATCGCGCGGGATACTGTATGCGCCCGACTACGTGATCAATGCCGGTGGGCTGATCTACGTAGCGTTGACCCATCGTGGCGAAGACCTGGGGACCATCACCGCGCACCTGGCGCGCATTCCTACGCGGCTGACCGAAGTGTTTGGCCATGCCCAGGCAGAGAAGCGCTCGCCGGCGCGGGTGGCGCAGATGCTGGCAGAGCGGCTGCTCTACGGCTAA
- a CDS encoding phosphate-starvation-inducible protein PsiE, which yields MNIKWAEKLRKGLHGSADSLGNLCVEAFHYLALFGIGAITAYAAVMTFLDMLGKGGVSVDDILLLFIYLELGAMVGIYFKTNHMPIRFLLYVAITALTRLLIGDVSHHKAPDEGLLYLCGGILLLAFSILVVRYASYRYPSTKVLDANGKEVDEGK from the coding sequence GTGAACATCAAATGGGCTGAAAAGCTGCGCAAGGGCCTGCACGGCTCGGCTGACTCGCTGGGCAACCTGTGCGTCGAGGCATTCCATTATCTGGCGCTATTCGGCATTGGCGCCATCACCGCCTACGCGGCGGTGATGACCTTCCTGGACATGCTCGGCAAGGGCGGGGTCAGTGTCGATGACATCCTGCTGCTGTTCATCTACCTGGAGCTGGGGGCTATGGTCGGGATCTACTTCAAGACCAACCACATGCCCATCCGCTTTTTGCTGTACGTGGCGATCACCGCACTGACGCGCCTGCTGATCGGCGATGTGTCGCACCACAAGGCGCCGGACGAGGGGTTGTTGTACCTGTGCGGTGGCATCCTGTTGCTGGCGTTCTCGATCCTGGTGGTGCGCTACGCGTCGTACCGTTACCCCTCGACCAAGGTGCTGGATGCCAATGGCAAGGAAGTGGACGAGGGCAAGTAG
- a CDS encoding PepSY-associated TM helix domain-containing protein, which yields MKEGFRQAMAWLHTWTGLIFGWLLFAIFLTGTLSYFKDEINHWTQPEVRSHALDPVNSLGLAQRYLEANAAHASNWMIRLPNAREAALNVGWRDPEAGRRGFVSKSLDAQTGQPVEARDSRGGEFFYRFHFQLEMPYPFGRWLSTFCAFIMLLGLVTGIITHKKIFKEFFTFRPGKGQRSWLDGHNAIGVLVLPFHLMISYSSLVLFMYMVMPAGILASYGGNTGEYFNELFGRDDAPKAANVATPLVPLPTLYAKVEELAPGARIGFIQLQNPGDRNARVTFTQSSADNVAYRRSTHWTFDGASGALLTQGAPESGAMMTAFSFAGLHMGNFAGPWLRWLYFVFGVAGTAVIGTGLVMWLGKRQLKHAKSAHMPGELRLVEVLNIASMSGLLLAVAGFFWANRLIPVAAEGRADWEVNTFFLVWALSLVHAVLRSGRRAWGEQLALGALAFALLPLLNGLTTGQGLDQSLRSGDWAMAGFDLTALATGVFLAWTASKMLRPAKPVTKRASRAAQKPTVEGGEVSGC from the coding sequence ATGAAAGAAGGCTTTCGCCAGGCCATGGCCTGGTTGCACACCTGGACCGGCCTGATCTTCGGCTGGTTGCTGTTCGCCATCTTCCTCACTGGCACGCTTTCGTACTTCAAGGACGAGATCAATCACTGGACCCAACCCGAGGTGCGCAGCCATGCGCTCGACCCGGTAAACAGCCTGGGCTTGGCCCAGCGCTACCTGGAGGCCAACGCCGCGCACGCCAGCAACTGGATGATCCGCTTGCCCAACGCGCGCGAGGCGGCGCTGAACGTGGGCTGGCGCGACCCCGAGGCGGGGCGCCGCGGTTTTGTCAGCAAAAGCCTCGATGCGCAGACTGGCCAGCCGGTCGAGGCGCGCGATAGCCGTGGCGGCGAATTCTTCTACCGCTTCCACTTCCAGCTGGAGATGCCGTACCCGTTCGGCCGTTGGCTGTCGACGTTCTGTGCCTTCATCATGCTGCTGGGCTTGGTTACCGGGATCATCACCCACAAGAAGATCTTCAAAGAGTTTTTCACCTTCCGCCCTGGCAAAGGCCAGCGCTCCTGGCTGGATGGGCACAACGCAATCGGCGTGCTGGTGCTGCCGTTCCACCTGATGATCAGCTACAGCAGCCTGGTGCTGTTCATGTACATGGTGATGCCTGCCGGCATTCTGGCCAGCTATGGCGGCAATACCGGCGAGTACTTCAACGAGCTGTTCGGCCGCGACGATGCGCCCAAGGCTGCCAACGTCGCGACGCCCCTGGTGCCGTTGCCGACGCTGTACGCCAAAGTCGAGGAACTGGCGCCGGGTGCACGCATCGGTTTCATCCAGCTGCAAAACCCCGGTGACCGTAATGCCCGGGTCACCTTCACCCAGTCCTCGGCCGACAATGTCGCCTACCGGCGCAGCACCCACTGGACCTTCGATGGCGCCAGCGGCGCGCTGCTGACCCAAGGTGCACCGGAGAGCGGTGCGATGATGACGGCCTTCAGTTTTGCCGGCCTGCACATGGGCAATTTCGCCGGGCCCTGGCTGCGCTGGTTGTACTTTGTCTTCGGCGTGGCCGGTACAGCAGTCATCGGCACAGGGTTGGTGATGTGGCTGGGCAAGCGTCAGCTCAAGCATGCCAAGAGCGCGCACATGCCCGGCGAATTGCGCTTGGTCGAGGTGCTCAACATTGCCAGCATGAGTGGCCTGCTGCTGGCGGTGGCAGGGTTCTTCTGGGCCAATCGGCTGATCCCTGTGGCTGCCGAGGGCCGCGCCGATTGGGAGGTCAACACGTTCTTCCTGGTCTGGGCATTGTCGCTGGTGCATGCCGTGCTGCGATCCGGGCGTCGCGCCTGGGGCGAGCAACTGGCGCTGGGCGCGCTGGCCTTCGCTTTGCTGCCGCTGCTCAATGGCCTGACCACAGGCCAGGGCCTCGATCAGTCATTGCGGTCTGGCGACTGGGCCATGGCCGGGTTCGACCTCACGGCGCTGGCCACCGGCGTGTTCCTGGCGTGGACGGCCAGCAAAATGCTGCGCCCGGCAAAGCCGGTTACCAAGCGCGCCTCACGCGCGGCCCAAAAACCGACGGTCGAGGGCGGCGAGGTGAGCGGATGCTAG
- a CDS encoding YebG family protein, whose product MAVEVVYRSSRDPERLFMDKAEADRHDKMLELAERLAEVLHKAVPSLTEQQVEEAGIYMAKNRDVFARAFKSQPDALAELLEGQAQ is encoded by the coding sequence ATGGCCGTCGAAGTGGTGTACCGCAGCAGCCGCGACCCGGAGCGCTTGTTCATGGATAAGGCCGAAGCAGATCGTCACGACAAGATGCTCGAATTGGCCGAGCGCCTGGCAGAAGTGCTGCACAAGGCGGTGCCATCGCTGACTGAGCAACAGGTCGAAGAAGCCGGTATCTACATGGCCAAGAACCGCGACGTGTTCGCACGGGCGTTCAAGAGCCAGCCAGATGCGTTGGCAGAGTTGCTCGAAGGCCAAGCCCAGTAA